AATTTGATCGTCCTTTAGGTCGGCCAAATTGCGGTGGAAGCTGACTTGCGTGCCGTTCACAAGTCACGCGAGCGGAGCGAGGGGGGCGGAGCCACAACCTGGTGGTGTTGTAGACTTCCCCTGACAACAACTGCCTTGGGAGGGCACCATGAACCTCGTCGAACGCGCAAAGAGCCTCATCCTCACGCCGGCAGCGGAGTGGGACAAGATCTCCTCGGAGACGCATACCGTGCAGGGCCTGTATACCGGCTGGATCATGATCCTGGCCGCGATCCCGGCGCTCGCGACCTTCGTCGGGTTCTCGATCGTCGGGGTCGGGGCATTCGGCTTTTCGTACCGTGTGCCGGTGGTGAGCGGCATCGCGCAAGCGATCGCTTCCTACCTGCTGTCGCTCGGCACCGTTTACGTGTTCGCCCTGATCATCGACACCCTCTCGCCCAACTTCGGCGGGGAAAAGAACTTCATGCAGGCCTTCAAGGTGGCGGCGTTTGCGCCCGTGGCCTCGTGGCTCGCCGGCGCGTTTCACTTCATTCCGGCGCTCTCGATCCTGTCGATCCTCGGGCTCTACAGTCTCTACCTGCTTTACGTGGGCCTTCCGCGACTCATGAAGACGCCGGCTGAAAAGGCGATGCCCTACACCGCCGTGGTGATCGTCGTGGGCATCGTGATCTCCCTCATTGTCGGCGTCCTGAGCGGACTCATGCTGCCGGGCCGCACGGGCGGTTTCTGAAGCGGGCCCGTCAGTCGGAGACGCCGGCCACCGGGCGCGGACGCGGCGGCCGGCGCCGGCGCCCGTAGGGCGAAATGCCGACGTGCCGGCACTCGCTCACGTGCAGGTAAACGGCAAGTTGCTCGAGCGCCATGCGGTAAACCTCGCGCTTGAAGTCGATCACCGTATCGAGCGGGACCCAGTAGTCGTGCCACCGCCACGCGTCGAACTCGGGGTGGCCGCTCGCTCGCAGCGATACA
This Betaproteobacteria bacterium DNA region includes the following protein-coding sequences:
- a CDS encoding YIP1 family protein; protein product: MNLVERAKSLILTPAAEWDKISSETHTVQGLYTGWIMILAAIPALATFVGFSIVGVGAFGFSYRVPVVSGIAQAIASYLLSLGTVYVFALIIDTLSPNFGGEKNFMQAFKVAAFAPVASWLAGAFHFIPALSILSILGLYSLYLLYVGLPRLMKTPAEKAMPYTAVVIVVGIVISLIVGVLSGLMLPGRTGGF